The genomic stretch CGAAAATCATCAATGCGGCACTCGACCTCATTAAGGAAGTCGGCGTCCCGGCTCTGACGCTCGACGCTGTGGCAGAACGCGCGGGCGTGAGCAAGGGCGGACTGCTCTATCACTTTCCGTTCAAGGAAGAACTGCTCACGGCGGCGAACGAGACCATCGTCGAACATCTGCTAGCCGGTCGCGAGGCGGAAGCGGCCCTGTTGCCCGACGTCCCAGGCCGCGCCCTGCGCGCCTACGTGCTGGCCTCGGTCAACAATCGCGCGGGGAACGACGAAGTGGCAAGCCGCCTGCTCGCAGCTGGTCCGGC from Paraburkholderia caribensis encodes the following:
- a CDS encoding TetR/AcrR family transcriptional regulator, encoding MSGKTAKKRGRPSARAKIINAALDLIKEVGVPALTLDAVAERAGVSKGGLLYHFPFKEELLTAANETIVEHLLAGREAEAALLPDVPGRALRAYVLASVNNRAGNDEVASRLLAAGPALKASADPIRQYWRERFQQLSTDIGFDAAGLVHVATEGLWFMEMLGLSPFSDQERQRIVDLILGMISGTAEQTRVKRKSARNTPSR